A window of the Aliivibrio salmonicida LFI1238 genome harbors these coding sequences:
- a CDS encoding ABC transporter substrate-binding protein: MKKWLLLLNSLIFSFGVNATDTWKEVEQKAKGQTVYFHAWGGSQEINNYLRWADKELQRDYGVTLKHVKVADIAESTSRLIAEKTVGKNEGGSVDMVWINGENFKSMKNSQLLFGPFVDRLPSWKYVDKSLPIDSDFSEPTLGLEAPWGVGQLVFIHDKATLNNPPQSFSELLSYSKAFPNRITYPKPPEFHGTSFLKALLIELTNNNPQLMKPVENANFAEVTKPLWAYLDELHQTAWRKGKQFPSGSAQSIQLLDDGQIDLAITFNLNEVFSAQANGKLVETTEAYAMEAGALSNIHFLAIPWNASAKEGAQVAINFLLSPKAQSRKGDLSIWGDPSVLESQYLMGSAKNTTLFKSLAEPHPSWQVALEKEWLVRYGN; encoded by the coding sequence ATGAAAAAGTGGTTGTTATTGCTCAATAGCTTAATCTTTTCTTTTGGTGTGAATGCGACAGATACATGGAAAGAAGTAGAACAAAAAGCCAAAGGACAAACGGTATACTTTCATGCTTGGGGAGGAAGCCAAGAAATAAATAACTACCTTCGTTGGGCAGATAAAGAGTTGCAACGTGATTACGGAGTGACACTAAAACACGTTAAAGTTGCCGATATTGCAGAAAGTACGTCTCGTCTTATTGCCGAAAAAACCGTAGGTAAAAATGAAGGTGGCAGTGTTGATATGGTATGGATTAATGGTGAAAACTTTAAATCTATGAAAAACAGTCAATTGCTTTTTGGTCCATTTGTTGATCGTTTACCAAGTTGGAAATACGTAGATAAATCGTTGCCAATAGACAGTGATTTTTCTGAGCCAACATTAGGATTAGAAGCGCCATGGGGGGTTGGTCAATTAGTTTTTATTCACGATAAAGCGACATTAAATAACCCGCCACAGTCTTTTTCTGAATTATTAAGTTACAGTAAGGCATTTCCTAATCGAATTACTTATCCTAAACCTCCTGAATTTCATGGCACGAGCTTTTTAAAAGCACTGCTAATTGAATTGACCAATAATAATCCTCAATTAATGAAACCAGTGGAAAATGCTAATTTTGCCGAGGTAACAAAACCGCTATGGGCATATCTTGATGAATTACATCAAACGGCATGGCGTAAAGGAAAGCAATTTCCATCAGGCAGCGCACAGTCAATTCAACTGCTTGATGATGGGCAGATAGATCTCGCGATCACATTCAATCTAAATGAAGTCTTTTCAGCTCAAGCTAATGGTAAATTAGTCGAAACAACAGAAGCTTATGCAATGGAAGCGGGGGCATTGTCTAATATTCATTTCCTAGCAATACCATGGAATGCATCCGCAAAAGAGGGAGCGCAAGTGGCGATTAACTTTTTACTAAGCCCTAAAGCACAATCTCGTAAAGGTGATTTAAGTATTTGGGGAGATCCATCAGTATTAGAATCTCAGTATTTAATGGGGTCAGCAAAAAATACGACGTTATTTAAATCATTAGCTGAGCCACACCCAAGCTGGCAAGTGGCGTTAGAAAAAGAATGGTTAGTACGTTACGGTAATTGA
- a CDS encoding helix-turn-helix transcriptional regulator — MKNLFEQILKKYRMKSGITQEFMVDLLSNNSSNLKKLDNVTFSRWERGITIPPFRKQIEIYRLLGVDPIDEIIELDIDLPQIEGEDYVITDYYTDSVNEFYSYCLNRTNIDEAINFIGEIELIKDGDVYISRLFDSFKLDKEEHVIQMMIEKFNAEIIICKYKKRIIAHSITLDIEPDFIKDLVSNSIDLSKIESYSGSNPFVISFHASTLTTLKFIIGNVLNKFLDMPNLESKLYMASFEKNIHKLFVKLKSKVKYNEIYNGKNHKISELTKFDINSSREALYFLVGFRRKEYEK, encoded by the coding sequence ATGAAGAATTTATTTGAGCAAATTTTAAAAAAATACAGAATGAAAAGCGGAATTACTCAAGAGTTTATGGTCGATTTATTGAGTAATAATTCATCCAATTTGAAAAAATTAGACAATGTGACTTTTAGTCGATGGGAGAGAGGGATCACGATCCCGCCGTTTAGGAAACAAATTGAGATATATCGATTACTTGGGGTTGATCCAATTGATGAGATAATAGAACTTGATATAGATTTACCACAAATAGAGGGTGAAGATTATGTCATTACGGACTATTACACGGACTCAGTTAATGAGTTTTATTCTTATTGCCTCAATCGTACGAACATTGATGAGGCAATCAATTTTATTGGTGAAATTGAATTAATTAAAGATGGCGATGTATATATCAGTAGATTATTTGATTCATTTAAATTAGATAAAGAAGAACATGTTATCCAAATGATGATAGAAAAATTTAATGCGGAAATTATTATTTGTAAGTATAAAAAAAGAATAATTGCTCATTCTATTACTCTTGATATTGAACCTGATTTCATTAAAGATCTGGTAAGTAACAGTATTGATCTATCTAAGATAGAGTCATACTCTGGAAGCAATCCGTTTGTGATCTCATTTCATGCTTCAACACTTACTACATTAAAGTTTATCATTGGGAATGTGTTGAATAAATTTTTAGATATGCCTAATCTTGAATCTAAATTATATATGGCATCATTTGAGAAAAATATACATAAGTTATTTGTTAAACTTAAATCTAAAGTTAAATATAATGAAATTTATAACGGAAAAAACCACAAGATTTCTGAGTTAACAAAATTTGACATTAATAGTTCAAGAGAAGCATTGTATTTCCTTGTGGGCTTTAGAAGAAAAGAATATGAAAAATAA
- a CDS encoding EAL domain-containing response regulator, which translates to MKNNILIVDDIEFSRKVISYIIRKKFNDDVNIIEANNSHDVEKILKSNVIINGIITDIIMPDGNGFDLINILSMNNHRIPIVIVSSVKMSILEKIMNLAEVSGVNIINSYKKPISSEDIIKSVESFIFHQRKSEDNDLNEGRQTALVELFYQPQINTKDKVMIGAEAFIQWKNKEDSSVSKNVFMPKIDDMKKLLNFMRLSVLMLFDEVYAYFHDMGEHFKVNLKIPLKIICDDEFIESISSKKERIPFNRIVFVIDCHDKIKDDVKLIDNTNKLKNIGIGIAINFCKQCDKNYISDTFKKMSLSGVTIEQNVPNSDVLHIRNSLSINDNDLIIYDVDNSEIKNSLIEQGLKYQQGNYLSPLMNPIDINKWIKNYESETSGI; encoded by the coding sequence ATGAAAAATAATATTTTAATAGTCGATGATATTGAATTCTCAAGAAAAGTAATTTCTTACATAATAAGAAAGAAATTTAATGATGACGTAAATATTATAGAAGCAAATAATAGCCATGATGTAGAGAAAATACTTAAAAGTAACGTAATAATTAACGGAATTATTACCGATATAATCATGCCTGATGGAAATGGATTTGATTTAATTAACATACTCTCTATGAATAATCATAGAATCCCCATTGTGATCGTATCGTCTGTGAAAATGAGCATACTTGAAAAAATCATGAATCTGGCTGAAGTAAGCGGTGTGAATATTATTAATTCATACAAAAAGCCAATATCATCCGAAGACATTATAAAATCAGTTGAGAGCTTTATTTTCCATCAACGAAAATCTGAAGATAATGATCTTAATGAAGGAAGACAAACTGCTTTAGTTGAATTGTTTTATCAACCTCAAATCAATACAAAAGATAAGGTTATGATTGGTGCCGAAGCCTTTATTCAATGGAAGAATAAAGAAGACAGTTCAGTGTCTAAGAATGTCTTTATGCCTAAAATTGATGATATGAAAAAGCTATTAAATTTCATGAGGTTATCCGTGTTGATGCTCTTTGATGAAGTGTATGCTTATTTTCATGATATGGGTGAACATTTTAAAGTAAATTTAAAAATCCCATTGAAGATTATTTGTGATGATGAATTTATCGAATCTATTTCCAGTAAAAAAGAACGAATTCCTTTTAATAGGATAGTTTTTGTTATTGATTGTCACGATAAGATCAAAGATGACGTTAAATTAATCGATAATACGAATAAGTTAAAAAATATTGGCATTGGAATCGCGATAAATTTTTGTAAACAATGTGATAAAAATTATATTTCAGATACATTTAAGAAAATGTCCCTATCAGGCGTAACGATAGAACAGAATGTACCTAACTCTGATGTACTACATATACGTAACAGTTTATCTATAAATGATAATGATCTTATTATTTATGATGTCGATAATAGTGAAATTAAAAATAGTTTGATTGAGCAAGGATTAAAATATCAACAGGGTAATTATTTATCACCATTAATGAACCCGATAGATATCAATAAATGGATTAAGAACTATGAATCAGAGACTTCAGGAATTTAA
- a CDS encoding Hpt domain-containing protein, producing the protein MNQRLQEFNVKEFENGTCTRNQTSDALFFKTMIKESIENELNSAEHEKIQDTIHAIKGISSYAGLNRMHEICIRLENYHQVMTFDLIKTTLNKEYESILKDKNFII; encoded by the coding sequence ATGAATCAGAGACTTCAGGAATTTAATGTTAAAGAGTTTGAAAATGGAACATGCACTAGAAACCAAACATCAGACGCTTTATTTTTTAAAACGATGATAAAAGAAAGCATTGAAAATGAACTCAATTCTGCTGAGCATGAAAAAATTCAAGATACTATTCATGCGATTAAAGGTATATCAAGTTATGCAGGATTAAACAGGATGCATGAAATATGCATTAGACTAGAGAATTATCACCAAGTGATGACGTTTGATTTGATAAAAACCACCTTAAATAAGGAGTATGAAAGTATTTTAAAGGATAAAAATTTTATTATTTGA
- a CDS encoding Flp family type IVb pilin produces MLTKLVVRSQMAFENFKNDQRGVTAIEYAIIGVSISAIVLLMFNGTLKDALVGAMGTISSNIDSANVKS; encoded by the coding sequence ATGCTAACTAAGCTTGTTGTTCGTTCTCAAATGGCTTTCGAAAATTTCAAAAATGATCAACGTGGTGTGACTGCGATTGAATATGCAATTATTGGTGTTTCTATTTCAGCAATCGTTTTGTTGATGTTTAATGGTACACTTAAAGATGCTTTAGTAGGCGCTATGGGTACTATCTCAAGTAACATTGATTCTGCTAATGTAAAAAGTTAA
- a CDS encoding A24 family peptidase: MNIFLIIWWFLLAAISYFICYQDVTKRIISNRACMLVFIICIMIGVVTDNYENIFYPAIIFITGFVLFSFNIIAAGDIKLAAAFSIAVNPKYQLLVITIILLLGGIIALGQLAWKKCKTNEKIDGVPYGVPICIGYLFGIAASI; this comes from the coding sequence GTGAACATTTTTTTAATAATATGGTGGTTTTTATTAGCCGCCATTTCTTATTTTATATGCTATCAAGATGTCACGAAGCGAATAATATCGAATCGAGCATGTATGCTTGTTTTCATAATTTGCATAATGATTGGCGTTGTTACTGATAATTATGAAAATATATTCTATCCAGCGATAATATTTATTACTGGATTTGTTCTTTTTTCATTCAATATAATTGCAGCAGGGGACATTAAACTCGCTGCTGCTTTTTCCATTGCAGTTAACCCAAAATACCAACTATTAGTAATTACTATTATTCTACTGCTTGGAGGGATTATTGCATTGGGTCAATTGGCTTGGAAAAAATGTAAGACTAATGAAAAAATAGATGGTGTTCCTTATGGTGTTCCTATTTGTATAGGCTATTTATTTGGTATTGCAGCATCAATTTAA
- the cpaB gene encoding Flp pilus assembly protein CpaB translates to MKVKLIIVLAVMTILFGLYGLGESLSLFTPQKIQSAKEVKIKVWRLKKEVNMSEEINRHMLALELMPEQKANALSFSEDVTLDLIPGTVFKSELKKGTYISMSDLITPEEDGYIDYVIAPERIPFPITVDPSSITGGVIRSGTIVDILALTSPQNINNSTRNVKKSVSITPIFTGVKVLQVKHSVIKGNRNDVETEVISLILELTREQATKLIVAKKIADIEVYKSTGKYDSSDLQADAGDILKDFNAITEYRANEVVIK, encoded by the coding sequence ATGAAAGTTAAATTAATAATTGTACTTGCTGTAATGACTATTTTATTTGGTTTATATGGCTTAGGGGAAAGCTTGTCTTTGTTTACTCCTCAGAAAATACAGTCCGCTAAAGAAGTGAAAATCAAAGTGTGGCGTCTAAAAAAAGAAGTGAACATGAGTGAAGAGATTAATCGTCATATGTTGGCATTAGAGCTAATGCCAGAGCAAAAAGCGAATGCTCTGAGTTTTTCTGAAGATGTGACGTTAGATTTAATCCCAGGGACCGTCTTTAAAAGTGAACTTAAAAAAGGCACTTATATTTCAATGAGCGATTTAATCACGCCAGAAGAAGATGGTTATATTGATTATGTTATTGCTCCAGAACGAATTCCTTTCCCAATTACGGTTGACCCTTCATCTATTACTGGTGGAGTGATTCGAAGTGGAACGATTGTTGATATTCTTGCTTTGACATCTCCTCAGAATATAAATAATTCTACCCGTAATGTAAAAAAATCGGTTTCAATTACACCCATATTTACTGGGGTAAAAGTCCTGCAAGTGAAGCATTCAGTCATAAAAGGCAATCGCAATGATGTTGAAACCGAAGTGATTAGCTTAATTCTTGAATTAACCCGTGAGCAAGCAACCAAGCTGATTGTCGCTAAAAAAATTGCAGATATAGAAGTGTATAAATCAACAGGGAAGTATGATTCTAGCGATTTACAAGCAGATGCTGGGGATATATTAAAAGATTTTAATGCGATTACTGAATATCGCGCGAATGAAGTGGTTATTAAATAG